The nucleotide sequence AAACCTTGTGGTCGGTGCAATTGACCGCGTATTCACAGAGAGGGCTGGATTGACAGCAGGAATGATGCGCAGCGCGGGAGGGCAAAGTGGTATACTCACAGCATTCTCAGTAAAAACAGGTCGAGCACCGTGAGTCAGGATCAGGAAATAGAAGTTGAAGCGCTTGGGATCGAAGTGTCTGCCCAGCCCATCGAGTTATATAAAGTGCTGAAAATTGCCAATGCCGTCGGAGGCGGTGGCGAGGCCAAAATGGCGATCTCCGAAGGTTATGTTGCCGTGAATGGTGAGATTGAACTGCGGAAACGCTGCAAGATTTATGACGGTGATGTCATAGAGTTTAACGGTGAGTTTTATGTGGTGCTCTGTGATCAGCCAGTAACGGAAACGGTCAGTGAGCCTGTTGCCAAGCCCACAGCCTCCAAACCGAAAAAAAACCAGTCGGCGAAGCACCGTTCTGCCAAAGCGGGCAAAAGCTCGCCAGCCGGAAAAGGCGGCAACAAGAAGCCAAATACAGGCAAGTCTGCCTCAATTGGCAAAGATGCCGATCAGCAGACCGGCCGCAAACGCCTGATGTTCTGATTAAACCCGATAGTGACTGTCAGAACCGCGCAGGTTCGGCGCTTTCAAGCCAGGTCATAATAAACGCTGCCACACCGGCAGGCTGATTTAAATCCAGCGCAGGAATCGGGTGAATGTCGCCCGGTTCGCTGGTGGCTATGGCCACTATGTTTGTATCTTTGGGGTACAGCAGAGGTTTTCCGTAATCCGGCCGGTGAATTTCAATTTTGGTGATTGGCTGGTCGCGAAACCCTTCTACCAGCACGATATCCAGGCGGCTGTGATCCAGCTGCATCAGGCAATCTTCCAGTACCGGTTCACGCTTTTGATCATCCGGATATTCAAAAAACAGAATGTGTCGATGCGGCGTCGCCAGCAACAGCTGATCGCTGCCGGCATGGCGCAGACGATAGCTGTCTTTTCCCGCTGTATCCGGCTCAACATCATGATGACTGTGTTTCAGCAGACCAACACGCAACCCATATTGCTTTAAATACGGGATAACCTGCTCAATTAATGTGGTTTTTCCTGCGCCGCTGAAACCGGCGAAACCGATGGCGGGTGTCATAGTAAGTCTTTGGCCTGTTAATGAAAGATTGGCACTAAAATAACATGATAGTCAGTGCCGACACAGTATCTTGCCTGGGCACCTGACGTTTTGCTGTGTCAGATCAAACCGGAGGCTGAAATGGCAGATTTATTGGTATGGCAGGGCGACATCACGACCTTGAATGTGGATGCGATAGTTAATGCAGCGAACAACAGCTTATTGGGGGGCGGTGGTGTCGATGGCGCCATTCACAAAGCGGCGGGTCCGCAGTTACTGGAAGAGTGCCGGCGCCTGCATGGCTGCCCGACGGGTGAAGCAAAAATCACCCCCGGATACCAGTTACCAGCCCGGTGGGTGATTCACACGGTGGGGCCGGTATGGCAGGACGGTAAACAGAATGAGGCTGAATTACTGGCCAGTTGTTATCGGCAGAGTCTGGCGCTGGCGGATGAAGTGGGCGCCGGCACGATTGCTTTTCCCTGCATCAGTACCGGGATTTACGGTTTCCCGAAACAGCTGGCGGCCAGTATTGCCGTGCAGACAGCCCGGCAGTGTCTGGAAGGCAAAAGTACGCCGGACAAAGTGTATTTTGTCTGTTTCAGCCAGGAAGATGCTGAGATTTATCACAGCTTGTTACGGTCTGACTGAGTGTATCAATCCTGCGTCAAGCAGATGAAATAGCGGGTAAAGTATTATCGCGGGTCTACAGTTAATGAGAAGGCAGTCGGTGACACAGTCTGGATGCGCTCTCGGGGTATGAGAGGGGTCTGCAGAGCTGCTGTGTTCACTGAGAGATGTCCGGCTCGGCTTACCGGCAATTTGTAATTGCAGGTAGGGAAGGAACCAGAATGGCTGAGCCGTGGACGACATAAGCATCAGGGAGAGTGCAATGTGGGCAACACTAGATTTTGAAGCGTCAGGCTTATCGGACCAATCCTACCCTATTGAAGTGGGCTATGTACTTCCTGACGGCAACGGGCAAAGTATCCTGATCAACCCACTGACCGCCGGTGATGTCTGGCAGTACTGGGACAGCTACGCCGAGCAACGTATTCACAGAATCCCCCGCAGCGAACTGGAACAGCATGGTATGCAGGTGCTGGAAGTCTGCCAGCATTTGAACAGTGTGCTGGGGCAACTGGACTATGTGTTTTGTGACAGCCAGTGGGATTTGTTCTGGCTGGGGCGGCTGTATCATGCGGCCCATATGCGGCCCTCCTTCACACTGACCGAAATCGGCCACTGGCTGCAGCAGGAAAACGGCATAGAAAGAGCCCGTTTTCAGCGTGCGCTGGAAGCCTTGGGGCCTGCGAGGCACAGAGCCATGCATGATGCCAGGCAGATTTATCAGGCGATCAGCAGCCTGGTGAATATTCCGGGCTGATGTCAGGCGCTGGAGCAAGGGAACAACACAGCGTACAATCAATACAGACTATTGAATTTCAGTCTGTTGGGAGTGCGTTGTGCCAACACCTACCTTAAGAGTTGCGGTATTTAATATCGCCCTGTCTGATCCTGTTGCCGGCCGGATACGGCAGAAGCTGTCGGCGCCGGGCCACGCAAGAATTTCCCGGCTGGCAGCCATGATTCAGCATATGCAGCCCGATGTCCTGCTACTGTGCGAGTTTGACCACCCCGGTGAAGGGGGCGATGACGGTGGCCTGACGGATTTCTGCCGCTATTATCTCGCCGAACCGCAACATGGTCAGGTCGCAATTGATTACCCTTACCGTTATTGCCCGCCTGCGAATACCGGCTTATTGTGCGAGGCGGATCTGGACGGAGACGGGGAACGCACCCTGCCTCAGGATGGTCAGGGCTATGGGTTTCATCATGGTCATTTCAGCTTTGTGGTGCTGTCGCGTTATCCGTTGATAGAAGAGGATATCCGCAGCTGGCAAACCCTGCTGTGGCAGCAGATGCCGGATAACCATATGCCGGAGGGCTATTACAGCCCAGAAGCAATGGCACAGCTCAGGCTGTCATCGAAAAATCACCTTTTAATTCCGGTACAGGTCGGGCACAGGCGATTCCAGCTGCTCTGCGCTCACCCGACGCCGCCTGTGTTTGACGGCCCCGAGCGGCGTAATGCCCGCCGTAACCATGATGAGTTGCGACTCTTAATGGACATTATCAATGATGAAGCCTATCTGACCGATGATCAGGGTAATTCTGGCGGTCTGAACCAAGACACGCCTTTTGTGTTGCTGGGGGATCTCAATGCCGATTTGCATGATGGTGAAGGTATGGTGCTTGCACTCCGGCACCTGCTGTATCACCCCAGAGTTCATCGGGCTGTTGCAGAAGGTAAACTGACCCCGAAAAGCTTGGGCGGGCGATTTTTCCGGCCCTGGAAATTACGCCGGGGCAGAAGTTCGGAGTGGACACACCTGAGCGGTCTGCGGCTCGATTATGTTCTGCCTTCTGCTGATTTCGATGTGCTGAACAGCGGCGTGTTCTGGCCGGATAAGAAAGATCCGCTGCGCAGACTGGTCACTGGCGAAGACGGCAAAGAGCGGGCCGATATCAGCTCTGATCACCGGCTGGTATGGGTCGATGTACGTCTGCCTGCGGTGAAGGACGAGTACAGCTGATGCACAATCTCGACTTATTCGGTGAAGCCAGCTCGCCGGGCGAGTGGATTGCTATTGATGGCGGCTTGCTGTTCTGGGCGCCGGCCTTTTTTACCGTTTCCGACTCAGATCGCTATTTCCGCGCGCTGCGCCAGTCGCTCAACTGGCAGCAGGAAGCCATTACACTGTATGGTCGCCGGGTGATGCAGCCGCGTTTGCAGGCCTGGTGCGGGGAGGCTTCCTATACCTACTCGGGGCTGACTATGCAGCCGGACCCATGGACGCCAGCCTTGCTGCAGATAAAGGCCACCTGTGAACAAGTGGCGAATACCCGTTTTAATTCGGTGCTGGCGAATCTGTATCGTAACGGACAGGACAGCATGGGCTGGCATCAGGATAACGAGCCCGAACTCGGCCCCGCGCCTGTGATTGCCTCGGTAACCTTAGGCGAGACCCGGCGTTTTTTGCTGAAGCATCGTAACACCGGGCAGAAAATTGATTTTCAGCTCAGTCATGGTTCTTTGCTCATCATGGCGGGCCAGACTCAGTCCCACTGGGTGCACAGCGTGCCAAAGACCACTCAGCCTCTCAGTGAGCGGATTAACCTGACTTACCGATGGATTAATACGTAACTGCTCAGCACCGCAAACGTAAAAATGCAGATATTCCGCAGGTTTAAATGACATACCACTGACGTGAACAACGGCGCCTTTGCTATGATTGTGTTGTTAAATCGTTGCGGGGCTGCTATGAATATTCGTCGTTTTGTTGTTTATCTTCTGATTACGCTTCTTTCACTGCCTGGCTGGGCGGCGATGCAAATTTCGCCCAGACCGGCAGAACCGCCTGTACAGCAACAGGTATTGCCATCCTATGCCGATGATGCCGCATTGATACGGCAAACCTTTGAAACCCAGCTGTTTACATTACCGGCATTTAAAATGGGCCATTATGGCCTGAGGATGTATCGCCAGACGATGGATCCCAAATACCAGTCGGCCGTGTGGTCAGACTTGGCACGTGTGGCCAGCCGGCTCAATGCCGTGACGACAGAAATTTACACGCCGGCACAAATAAAAGCCTATTCGGAAGCCCGCGAAGCCAGGTATCAGCGCAAAGACGATGCCCGCAGCGATTTACGTTATCTGGCCACCAGAGATTACCCTGAGTATTATTTTCTGGGCGTCGATCTGCTTGGCTCTATGGCCCGTGCCAATGAATACGGCCTTAAACACAGAGAAGACCACAAATTACGCGACATCATCCGTCGCTATGATTTTGCCCGTTATGCCACCGACCCAGACATGATCCGCGCATGGGCAGCGCAGCTGGCCAATCAGGTTTACTGGTTACGTCAGCTTGGCGAGCAGGACGTGGTTGAGCCTTTTATTACTGCTTTCCGGGCGACCTATCCGGACAGCCAGGATAAACAGCTCAGCGAGCAGCAGTACATGAATAAGATATACGGCATGACCCATATTATCTTTGCGGCATCCTCGTATTATCAGTATCAGCTCAAGGAAAGCGATTTTCAGTGGATTTATGATCACTTTCGCCGCCATATCGACGATATTCTGTTGCATACCAAGGAAGATGTGGTGGCCGAAGTGGGTATCAGCTTCCTGTTAGCCGGCCTGCAGGATGATCCCGTGGTCGAAAAAACGCGCCAGTTCATCCAGAAATCGATCGACCGGCAAACGGGTATGGTGCCGTCAGTCAAAGGCGAAAGCGAGCTGTATGACGGTGAGCACCGCAACACGCTGGCAATCATGCTCCTGGACTGGCGTGGCGTCCATGCCGCCCCGACTGTCACCAACCAGCCGGCTATGTTTGAGAGCCTGCCTTATGGTTTGGTGCCGCGGTAGTAGAACGATTCCCCAGTGATGCCCGTGAACTTGCCTGTGATGTCAGAACAATGATATTGAAGTGGACGTTAACTTGATGCATAAAAGGACAAGCATTTGAAATATATCTGGCTCTCTGTGTTTACGGTGGTGTTTATTTGGTCCGGCATCAATCCGAAAGATACCTTTACCTGGTTTCTTGAAGTATTGCCTGCGCTGATTGGCCTGATCTTGATAGTGTTCACTTATAATACATTCAGGCTCACCCCTTTACTGTACGGGCTGATTTTACTGCATTGCATTGTATTGATGGTGGGTGGTCATTACACCTACGCCGAAGTGCCTTTGTTCGACAATCTGTTCGGGGCCGAAAGAAATAACTACGACAAAGTCGGTCACTTTTTTCAGGGATTTGTCCCGGCGATTCTGGCAAGGGAAATACTCATCAGAAAGCAAATCGTCAATGGCCGGTTTTGGGTGAGTGTGGTTGCTGTGTCTATGTGTCTGGCCTTCAGTGCTTTTTATGAACTCATAGAATGGTGGGTGGCACTGGCGACAGGCGAAAACTCGGAAGCTTTTCTGGGCACTCAGGGCTATGTCTGGGATACCCAGTCTGATATGGCATTTGCGCTAGTCGGCGCTGTATGCGCGACGTTCTTACTGTCCCGCTGGCATAACCGTCAGCTGGTTTCTCTGCATCAAACGAATGAACCATCACAAAGGAATGAATCATGGTGACTTGTTTTTTACGCTACGTGATTGACCCTTATAAAGTCAGCGAATTTGAAGAATATGCCCGGATGTGGATCCCGCTGGTCAATCAATTTGGCGGCCAGCACAACGGCTATTTCCTGCCTTCTGAAGGGGCGAGCAATATCGCGTTGGCGCTGTTCACCTTTCCCAGCCTGGCGGATTACGAAAACTACCGGAAAGCATCCACGACGGATCCGGATTGCCTGCGCGCCTTTCAGTTTGCCGAGGACACCCGCTGTATTATCAGCTACGAACGTAACTTTTTCCGCCCGGTGTTTGGGGATGAATAACACGCTTGCGATCATACGTAGTCTGGCTGCAATGCCAGTGATATTGAATGAGCCGGGATAGATCAGAAGAATGCCAGCCGACACCGGCTGGCATTGTCAGGAGGGGGGAGGTCAGGTATCAGAAGCCGACATTCATGCCAACCCAGTAACGGCGGCCATCTTCCACATAGCCATATTCGTCATAAGTGACTTCTTCATCCAGCAGGTTATAAATGGCGGCATTGACGGCCACATTATCCGTTAACTGATAACTTACCCCCATGTCTAGGAAGGTATAAGACGGTGCTTCCAGGCTGCTTGATGATGGCCCTGTTGTTGGTTCCATCTCTTCACCGTGATAGGTGACTTGCCCCCAGGTCTCTAAGTCAGCTGTGGCTTGCCAGGAAAGATCGGTACTGAATAAGTGCTTTGGCAACTGAACCAGTGGCTGGCCCTTATAGTCGCCCGATTTTTGCTCAGAATCGTTAAAGGTGTAGCTGGCATTCCAGAAGACACTGTCACCCAGTGGAGTGCTGAGGCTGAGTTCGACACCTTGTGTCGTCGCTTCATCGATGTTGATGCGTTTTGTTGCTACGCTGCCACTGCTATTGGTCGGGCCACAACTGGAACATTCGATACGAGAAATCTTATCTTTGAAGTCGTTATGAAAGAGCGTGGCACTCGAATTTAGCCCGTTATCATTCTGGTAGTTCAGACTGACTTCGGTATTTACTGACTTTTCAGGCTGCAGATCCGGATTACCATAGATATCACCGCCGCGGCTGCCTTGTGCCCATTCTGCAGAGGTTTCTCGCAGTGTCGGCGCGCGATAACCTGTAGATACACCGCCTTTAAACACCCAATTTGATGTGATGCTCCAGACACCATAAGCCCGTGGGCTGACATGAGTACCATAGTTTTCATCATCATCGACACGTGCTCCTAAAGTCAGGCTGAATGAGTCGGCAATGGCCCATTCATCTTCAAGAAATACCGCTACACGGTCACTGTCCAGCTCAGTCAGGTCGGAAGCACTGTTAGATGTGTAATCTTGAAGTTTTTCATATTGATATTCAAAACCTGATGTCAAAATATGGGAATAGACTGGCGTAACCAGGCTGGTCTTGAAGACAGTATTTTTACTTTCCATTTCCCGGCTTTTATTTTCCGAGTCTTCATATTTCAGGTAAGTGTTGGATTGCCCGATTGAGCCCCAGTCACCCAGGTGCGTGATGGCGTAATGGGTACGGGTATATTCTTCTAAAGTATCAACACATTCTCCACGGCAACCTTCAGTCGCAACTGACTTACCGACCGTTCCGGCACGGGATTGCTCGCTGATCCCTGCTTCTAACGACATCGCGTGTAGATCATTAAGCTGGTAAGTAAGTTTGGCGTTGAAGCTGTTCAGATCTTTATTTTCATAGCCATTGGTGATCGCGTCTTCATCGCGGACTGTAGTTTGTCCGTTAAATTGTGCGGTGAGATTTTCCGTTAATGGGCCGGTCAGAAAGAAGTTAGCGCTGCGCTCATCACCAGAGTCGCGATTTTCCTGAATGACAGTACCCAATTGGAGATTGCCGAGCCAGTGCTGGTTGTCTTTGCGGGTGATGATGTTGACAACACCGCCAATGGCATCTGAGCCGTACAGTGTCGACATCGGGCCACGGATAACCTCAATGCGCTCAATCGCTTCTAAAGGCGGTAACCAGCCCTGTTCAATACCCGGACCGTCACTATTTGGTCGGGTCTGACGAGATGATTGGCGTTTACCATCAACCAGAATCAAAGTGTACGCTGAACCCATACCACGGATACTGATGTCTTTATTATCGCCACCCCCTGTGATGGTGACACCGGGAACGGTTTTCAGTGCATCTGTGACATCACGATAATATTTATGCTCAAGCTCCTCACGAGTGATCACGCTGATGCTGGCGGGCGCGGTGATTTCTGCTTGCTCGTAACCGGACGCAGTCACTACCAGGGTTTCGGTCACAGGGGATTGTTGAGCGGCCTGTACACTGGCAGCCAATAGTACTGATCCTGTCAAAGTGGAGAGGGGTAAACGATAGCTAGACATTATTTTTTCC is from Photobacterium sp. TLY01 and encodes:
- the mobB gene encoding molybdopterin-guanine dinucleotide biosynthesis protein B, whose amino-acid sequence is MTPAIGFAGFSGAGKTTLIEQVIPYLKQYGLRVGLLKHSHHDVEPDTAGKDSYRLRHAGSDQLLLATPHRHILFFEYPDDQKREPVLEDCLMQLDHSRLDIVLVEGFRDQPITKIEIHRPDYGKPLLYPKDTNIVAIATSEPGDIHPIPALDLNQPAGVAAFIMTWLESAEPARF
- a CDS encoding endonuclease/exonuclease/phosphatase family protein: MPTPTLRVAVFNIALSDPVAGRIRQKLSAPGHARISRLAAMIQHMQPDVLLLCEFDHPGEGGDDGGLTDFCRYYLAEPQHGQVAIDYPYRYCPPANTGLLCEADLDGDGERTLPQDGQGYGFHHGHFSFVVLSRYPLIEEDIRSWQTLLWQQMPDNHMPEGYYSPEAMAQLRLSSKNHLLIPVQVGHRRFQLLCAHPTPPVFDGPERRNARRNHDELRLLMDIINDEAYLTDDQGNSGGLNQDTPFVLLGDLNADLHDGEGMVLALRHLLYHPRVHRAVAEGKLTPKSLGGRFFRPWKLRRGRSSEWTHLSGLRLDYVLPSADFDVLNSGVFWPDKKDPLRRLVTGEDGKERADISSDHRLVWVDVRLPAVKDEYS
- a CDS encoding DUF3541 domain-containing protein, whose amino-acid sequence is MNIRRFVVYLLITLLSLPGWAAMQISPRPAEPPVQQQVLPSYADDAALIRQTFETQLFTLPAFKMGHYGLRMYRQTMDPKYQSAVWSDLARVASRLNAVTTEIYTPAQIKAYSEAREARYQRKDDARSDLRYLATRDYPEYYFLGVDLLGSMARANEYGLKHREDHKLRDIIRRYDFARYATDPDMIRAWAAQLANQVYWLRQLGEQDVVEPFITAFRATYPDSQDKQLSEQQYMNKIYGMTHIIFAASSYYQYQLKESDFQWIYDHFRRHIDDILLHTKEDVVAEVGISFLLAGLQDDPVVEKTRQFIQKSIDRQTGMVPSVKGESELYDGEHRNTLAIMLLDWRGVHAAPTVTNQPAMFESLPYGLVPR
- a CDS encoding alpha-ketoglutarate-dependent dioxygenase AlkB → MHNLDLFGEASSPGEWIAIDGGLLFWAPAFFTVSDSDRYFRALRQSLNWQQEAITLYGRRVMQPRLQAWCGEASYTYSGLTMQPDPWTPALLQIKATCEQVANTRFNSVLANLYRNGQDSMGWHQDNEPELGPAPVIASVTLGETRRFLLKHRNTGQKIDFQLSHGSLLIMAGQTQSHWVHSVPKTTQPLSERINLTYRWINT
- a CDS encoding RNA-binding S4 domain-containing protein, with the protein product MSQDQEIEVEALGIEVSAQPIELYKVLKIANAVGGGGEAKMAISEGYVAVNGEIELRKRCKIYDGDVIEFNGEFYVVLCDQPVTETVSEPVAKPTASKPKKNQSAKHRSAKAGKSSPAGKGGNKKPNTGKSASIGKDADQQTGRKRLMF
- a CDS encoding NIPSNAP family protein, whose translation is MVTCFLRYVIDPYKVSEFEEYARMWIPLVNQFGGQHNGYFLPSEGASNIALALFTFPSLADYENYRKASTTDPDCLRAFQFAEDTRCIISYERNFFRPVFGDE
- a CDS encoding O-acetyl-ADP-ribose deacetylase, with the protein product MADLLVWQGDITTLNVDAIVNAANNSLLGGGGVDGAIHKAAGPQLLEECRRLHGCPTGEAKITPGYQLPARWVIHTVGPVWQDGKQNEAELLASCYRQSLALADEVGAGTIAFPCISTGIYGFPKQLAASIAVQTARQCLEGKSTPDKVYFVCFSQEDAEIYHSLLRSD
- a CDS encoding ligand-gated channel protein, which translates into the protein MSSYRLPLSTLTGSVLLAASVQAAQQSPVTETLVVTASGYEQAEITAPASISVITREELEHKYYRDVTDALKTVPGVTITGGGDNKDISIRGMGSAYTLILVDGKRQSSRQTRPNSDGPGIEQGWLPPLEAIERIEVIRGPMSTLYGSDAIGGVVNIITRKDNQHWLGNLQLGTVIQENRDSGDERSANFFLTGPLTENLTAQFNGQTTVRDEDAITNGYENKDLNSFNAKLTYQLNDLHAMSLEAGISEQSRAGTVGKSVATEGCRGECVDTLEEYTRTHYAITHLGDWGSIGQSNTYLKYEDSENKSREMESKNTVFKTSLVTPVYSHILTSGFEYQYEKLQDYTSNSASDLTELDSDRVAVFLEDEWAIADSFSLTLGARVDDDENYGTHVSPRAYGVWSITSNWVFKGGVSTGYRAPTLRETSAEWAQGSRGGDIYGNPDLQPEKSVNTEVSLNYQNDNGLNSSATLFHNDFKDKISRIECSSCGPTNSSGSVATKRINIDEATTQGVELSLSTPLGDSVFWNASYTFNDSEQKSGDYKGQPLVQLPKHLFSTDLSWQATADLETWGQVTYHGEEMEPTTGPSSSSLEAPSYTFLDMGVSYQLTDNVAVNAAIYNLLDEEVTYDEYGYVEDGRRYWVGMNVGF
- a CDS encoding DUF2238 domain-containing protein gives rise to the protein MKYIWLSVFTVVFIWSGINPKDTFTWFLEVLPALIGLILIVFTYNTFRLTPLLYGLILLHCIVLMVGGHYTYAEVPLFDNLFGAERNNYDKVGHFFQGFVPAILAREILIRKQIVNGRFWVSVVAVSMCLAFSAFYELIEWWVALATGENSEAFLGTQGYVWDTQSDMAFALVGAVCATFLLSRWHNRQLVSLHQTNEPSQRNESW